Proteins found in one Magnolia sinica isolate HGM2019 chromosome 5, MsV1, whole genome shotgun sequence genomic segment:
- the LOC131245291 gene encoding uncharacterized protein LOC131245291, translating into MSCEVEDPCGSYSTCKDERVGAAELMDEYWFFHNMLDRARIFKPSTDACCSSTNKEMLLQDKHGGLQSPPRNLPKHDNPSNAPNFLRTPSLPPCIGKEKSIQCEDINGRSSTNSRLQRSFSSVANAPSPPPIANSHCSSSSKSTTLKPGIPRR; encoded by the exons ATGTCATGTGAGGTAGAAGATCCATGTGGATCATATTCTACATGCAAAGATGAAAGAGTTGGAGCTGCTGAGCTCATGGATGAGTATTGGTTCTTTCACAACATGCTTGATAGAGCCAGGATCTTCAAACCTTCAACAGATGCTTGTTGCTCAAGCACCAATAAGGAAATGCTTCTTCAAGACAAACATGGAGGACTACAATCCCCACCCAGAAACCTTCCCAAGCATGATAATCCTTCCAATGCTCCTAATTTTCTTAGAACTCCATCTCTCCCACCTTGCATAGGAAAGGAGAAATCAATTCAATGCGAAGATATCAATGGTCGATCATCAACCAATTCAAGGCTGCAACGCTCATTTAGCTCAGTGGCCAACGCTCCTTCGCCGCCACCGATTGCGAATTCGCattgttcttcttcatccaag AGCACAACACTGAAACCGGGCATTCCAAGGCGTTGA
- the LOC131245289 gene encoding uncharacterized protein LOC131245289 yields the protein MARSNKYASINFNEIYGPKKPSSSHSTHPHQSSQNTPLPAARTHGRMLVLTRPSNPQPQPPPTTPPPPSPPPKPADLTRPESDSISLRPLGCTDSSSSSSNIPIKEEKQSPSLTFPKPEPFVPPHLRPGFVGREERLVQDGQKEKQGFRPRDRSHPFVQGQHVREHSPPRRGGAEDGRPRSGGYEGMQRGGSDLERNRPSSGGNRPSFSGWNGSYRSPHF from the coding sequence ATGGCAAGAAGCAACAAGTACGCTTCTATCAATTTCAACGAAATCTACGGTCCAAAGAAGCCCTCATCTTCCCATTCTACCCATCCTCACCAATCTTCACAAAATACCCCTCTTCCTGCAGCTCGAACCCATGGCCGGATGCTCGTCCTAACCCGCCCCTCAAATCCCCAACCGCAACCGCCCCCTACAACCCCTCCCCCGCCCTCCCCTCCCCCGAAACCGGCCGATCTAACCCGGCCTGAATCCGACTCCATCTCACTCCGACCCTTAGGCTGCACCGACTCATCATCATCCTCCTCCAACATCCCGATCAAGGAAGAGAAGCAATCCCCGTCACTGACCTTCCCGAAGCCGGAGCCTTTCGTTCCCCCGCATCTGCGCCCCGGATTCGTAGGCCGGGAAGAGCGGCTCGTGCAGGACGGGCAGAAGGAGAAGCAGGGGTTCAGGCCACGTGACAGGAGCCACCCGTTCGTGCAGGGGCAGCACGTGAGGGAACACTCTCCGCCGAGGCGGGGTGGAGCGGAAGACGGACGGCCGAGATCGGGAGGGTACGAAGGGATGCAACGCGGCGGATCGGATCTCGAGAGGAACCGACCGAGTTCTGGTGGGAATCGCCCGAGTTTTAGCGGGTGGAATGGCTCGTACCGATCTCCTCATTTCTAG